The Gossypium hirsutum isolate 1008001.06 chromosome A03, Gossypium_hirsutum_v2.1, whole genome shotgun sequence genome contains the following window.
AGCTCCAATGATCACAAGAACCTAGTTTTCCTAATACAGCATCAAATTTCAGGCAGAAAATATATAAACACAATGGGGACAATGGACATATTCAAACTATCAAACCACTCAGAGGCTTGAACAAGAAAAGAACTGGATGGACTGTAATAGAAAGAGCACCACTTTCATCTtattgagattgaaattcaggATCAGATAATCCTGCCATGACAGCTATAAGAACCCAAAACATAAGCAGACCTATTATGGCAGTTCTCAATACCTGGTCGTAGCTCCAACTCGGGTCAATATCATCCTGACAAATCAGATCAAGTTCAGATGTATCCTCACTGTCACTAACACCTTCATTTGTCTGTAACTTGTTCAACTGGTCCGTGTGTGGACGCTTCACATCCATACCAATATTTAAACATTTTGTGCATCTACAGTCTCCACCTAGATATGATGGGAGTGTCTGAAGATTCTCCAAGAGAATTTTGCGGTACATTTCTCCtccaatttttaactttttccttgTAGTTGGTTTCAAAACCTGAAAAAAGCCACAAATTGGTACacaagagaaaaagaagagaacCGGACCCTCATCATATTTGAggccaaaaaaaagaagaagaagaaaagaaatgcaATGAGATATAACACATTCATGTTTTAGTCAAAGGAGGAAAGTTAACCTGAATAAAAGTCTGAGCAATGACACGAACAACTGGAGGAAGCCGTATAACAAATAAACAGCCAAGACGGTTGGGGTAGTGGTCTTGCAAGAGGGAAGAACATGATCTCATTACTTGCATGGGAATTTTGAAAGGGGATAATCCTTCACAGTCCACTAATACTGTAACTTCAGGATTCTCTGGAATAACTAAATACATGATTCCGTACTCAACTTGAGATACTGCAGCAACAACCATTGCTCTTTATCATAACATCTTATACAGAACCaactaaaaggaaaagaaaagaattgaGGCCAAAACATTGATTAATGACTTCAAAATTTAATCCATAGTGATGATAAGAAGATATGTTTTGTCTCGGATTGAGTTTCTTATAACAAGTGAAAGATAATAATTTTAGACTCCAGTATACATTTTGCCTACAAAAGTTAATTGAATTCCATAGATAAAATGCCCGTCCAGAAAAATAGATTCTTTTGGATAAAAATGTCATTTCTTTTGTTAAGGAAAAAGTCACTTGGCAAACCAAGAGGAAAGACAGCGCTGTAAGGGTATGAAAAAGCATCCATCTTGGTGGAAACAGGAAGTGGTACAGATGATCACAAGATTTCATTGATATCTTGTTGGATACTCCTGCTGGATATTTCAGAAGGAAAAATAATTCTTTGAAAGAGACTTTCCCCAACAACACTATCTACAACTCATTAAACAAAGGAATTAAATATTTGAAACCAATAACAGAGGAAGTCTCATTAAATTTCAAATGGCAGCAAAATGGAAACGTAAACAGCACTAAAGGGGCTAAAAACATACTGACTGCCTGAGCAAAACGAGGTCTGTCATGAGATGGCAAGCAGGAGCAAGCTAGCCCAAGCCGTACTATGAGACAAGGTCGGTGCATGAGATCATATCCATGCCAGAATACCATGTTCGCCCATGTCTCAAGCTCTTCTGGAGAAAGAATTCTATATGTCTCCCTCCATTTGATTGTCTTTTTAATTGATGATAGGAAAACTACAAAGTCACCATTTGCAGCTGTATAAAATCTACGTAGATCTTCATAATTGATTCTGCATAAACACTACTATGTCATGGTCTGCTGCAAGGAAGAAACAAAGCAATTCAAAAACGAATATGCATATGCCAAAACAAGGAACAAATCCCAGAAACACAGTTGGATGCCACCATGAAAAATTTGCAGTTAAAACTTCTATAGAGGAAGTTGACATTTGAGAGAGATGAAGAAAACTAAAGTTCATCATCAATTATTAGTAATGAATAAAAGGAGAGAGAGCAAACAACCGGATGATGAACTTTAACTCTAGTAAAGAAAGAAGTTTATCTCATTTCAATACGGGGTTCTAGCACTTGAATACACGAGGATTGCAAATTGATTAACCATTTTATTTCAGCAAGATCATTTATAGGGGGGAATTTGTAATGTGGTACATTTCTTGCAaccaaaaaaaaccaaataaaatataCCATACATGCATTCATGTATAGAAATCATCATCACCTCTCTGGTAAACTAATTCCTTGATTTTCCAGCTCATTGTGGAGTTTATCCAACCAGCTTTCACACTCCAGATTTTGGGAAGCTTCATGATTACTGATTCAGCAGTTTACACAGACTTGAAGAGGTTAGTAAGCAAAGATCATTATTGTAGACATCCACAAGTTCCTAGGAGAAACAGTAACATATAAATGCACATAAACTTGTCACTTGCTAGTCAACTTGAACATCAAATTGCTTGAAACGTGCAAACCCATGATATTTAAGGGGGAAGCCTGGCCTAATCATATTCAACATGACAAGTTATGATTCTATTTGGTACTATTAGAACATAAGAAAATCAGAAAGATAGTCTCATGAGCAGAAAAATTAATCAGAATTGAAGAAGATAGATATGGATCGAATCTGAACTATGGAACCAATAAATGGTATAATATTAGTTACTAGCAATTCTTCATGTTTAGGAAAATTCCATGATCTATGTGTAGGCATGATAGAGTTTGCCTTTATAAATACTTCATTTTTAGGTGCAATCTAACCCAACTTATCACTCTGCAGCATCAGTCGATTACAAAGTCAATCGATGCTCCTAAGATCAGATTATGAGTGGACAGTTTTTTAAAGATTACTGAAGCTCCATTCCTATTTTAGATTGTGCCAGTGCAAAATTAGTGTCCATTCAAGATTGACACGCCAACACAAGAACATAAAAgcaacccccccaaaaaaaaaaaaatcttctcaTAGACTTCATTGCTTGAGTTACCTTGCATCCAAGGCCGTCTGCAAAGAGGGTTCCTCGGAATGCGATTCTGTATTCACCAGAGGACCACTTCTACGCACCGAGGCTTCGCCAACTAACTCTTCTTGATCAGAAAGCGATGTCGCGATTGAAAGCACCAATAGCGGCCTCGACAACATCTGGAACAAAGTCAATCATTTGTTAAGAATAAGACctttatcataaataattcaaCCTAGCAATTAACTGAAAAATGCAGATTTCTACAAAATTGTAAAGAACAAACCTGCATTCCTTTAACCAAACCCTTAAAGGGAACCCATTTCTGGACAAAGTT
Protein-coding sequences here:
- the LOC107885936 gene encoding phosphatidylinositol/phosphatidylcholine transfer protein SFH11 encodes the protein MEEKKGYKGNLVVSSNPKALPRSSFRQITAIRNHRNVKGAAGHVAIFLLKVAALETVRRVSKAKCPFLWRGFQALQVICYPPFNFVQKWVPFKGLVKGMQMLSRPLLVLSIATSLSDQEELVGEASVRRSGPLVNTESHSEEPSLQTALDASNHEASQNLECESWLDKLHNELENQGISLPERINYEDLRRFYTAANGDFVVFLSSIKKTIKWRETYRILSPEELETWANMVFWHGYDLMHRPCLIVRLGLACSCLPSHDRPRFAQAVISQVEYGIMYLVIPENPEVTVLVDCEGLSPFKIPMQVMRSCSSLLQDHYPNRLGCLFVIRLPPVVRVIAQTFIQVLKPTTRKKLKIGGEMYRKILLENLQTLPSYLGGDCRCTKCLNIGMDVKRPHTDQLNKLQTNEGVSDSEDTSELDLICQDDIDPSWSYDQVLRTAIIGLLMFWVLIAVMAGLSDPEFQSQ